A stretch of the Pelmatolapia mariae isolate MD_Pm_ZW linkage group LG23, Pm_UMD_F_2, whole genome shotgun sequence genome encodes the following:
- the LOC134620851 gene encoding C-X-C chemokine receptor type 2-like encodes MHLCIGHTRKPAALTRGWLLGDFLWKLLHIVMDANFYTSIIFLTCISIDRYLVIVQARETLKSHQSMYSRILCTVVWVLGCALALPALFIHFDIGRSTVWRLTIQGFICVFGFLVPAIVMISCYSITVSRLLLTRGFQKHRAMRVIITIVTAFLLLWTPYQITMVIDILLRADVVQYSCDMRRSLNTALVATHCLALLHSCINPFLYAAAEEKLRKKMKLCF; translated from the exons ATGCATCTCTGTATTGGCCATACTCGGAAACCTGCTG CACTAACTCGAGGATGGCTCTTAGGAGACTTTCTTTGGAAACTCCTCCACATCGTCATGGATGCAAACTTCTACACCAGCATCATCTTCCTCACCTGTATTAGCATCGATCGGTACCTTGTGATTGTGCAAGCCAGGGAGACACTCAAGAGTCACCAAAGCATGTACAGCAGGATCCTTTGCACAGTGGTGTGGGTTCTCGGTTGTGCCCTTGCTCTGCCTGCTCTTTTCATTCACTTTGACATCGGCAGATCTACCGTATGGAGGCTCACGATTCAGGGGTTCATTTGTGTTTTTGGCTTTTTGGTCCCTGCGATTGTCATGATCTCCTGCTACAGCATCACTGTTTCACGGCTGCTGCTCACTCGTGGTTTCCAGAAGCACCGAGCCATGCGGGTGATCATAACCATTGTGACTGCGTTTCTGCTCCTCTGGACACCATACCAGATAACCATGGTGATAGACATACTGCTGAGGGCTGATGTGGTACAGTATAGTTGTGATATGAGGAGGTCGTTAAACACAGCCTTGGTTGCAACCCACTGCCTGGCtctgctgcacagctgcatcAACCCTTTCCTCTATGCCGCTGCAGAAGAGAAGCTCAGGAAGAAGATGAAACTGTGTTTTTAG